A genomic region of Arachis stenosperma cultivar V10309 chromosome 9, arast.V10309.gnm1.PFL2, whole genome shotgun sequence contains the following coding sequences:
- the LOC130949908 gene encoding uncharacterized protein LOC130949908, producing MAAITNLAKMMQVSTVVITHAMKRMGHGNGNGTGNEEGTGNNLRVWPMTLVAFLKVNPLTFKGSTNPTVADSWFQAMERVLQAQHVLENQFLEFAAYLLLGEAKHWWQRECRLMQLQNEDIPWELFQTIFYKKYFLKSIKEARELEFMQLKQMFMTIVEYARKFEELCRFLRIFRVLPSPTKVGNTSNTKTAQDNIMSAVALLEIRRFSELVNKARVVEDCAKKIVVARDNFEGTNNQSHGVYFQPRGPNFKWNGHAPQYPQGQGNFGRNNNAQFHLEKGSSLCYTCGLSRHIVKDCHRGKNQIVGRNQQLIRVFALDVSDTMRSDPLIRGKRIKLV from the coding sequence ATGGCAGCAATTACAAACCTAGCCAAAATGATGCAAGTGAGCACTGTTGTGATTACTCATGCTATGAAAAGGATGGGGCATGGGAATGGAAATGGTACTGGGAATGAAGAAGGAACTGGGAACAACTTAAGAGTTTGGCCGATGACTCTAGTTGCTTTTTTGAAGGTTAACCCGCTGACTTTTAAGGGATCGACGAACCCTACTGTGGCAGACAGCTGGTTCCAAGCAATGGAGCGTGTGTTACAAGCTCAACATGTTTTGGAAAACCAGTTCTTGGAGTTTGCAGCATATTTGTTATTGGGTGAGGCTAAGCACTGGTGGCAAAGAGAGTGCCGACTGATGCAACTACAAAATGAGGATATTCCCTGGGAGTTGTTTCAGACTATCTTctacaagaaatattttttgaagTCAATTAAGGAGGCAAGGGAGTTGGAATTTATGCAGCTGAAGCAAATGTTTATGACTATAGTAGAGTACGCCAGAAAGTTTGAGGAACTTTGCAGGTTTTTGAGGATTTTTAGGGTGCTCCCGAGTCCTACGAAGGTTGGAAATACATCAAATACCAAGACAGCTCAGGATAACATTATGAGTGCAGTGGCTCTGCTAGAGATTAGGAGATTCTCCGAGTTGGTGAACAAGGCGCGAGTTGTAGAGGACTGTGCCAAGAAGATTGTTGTGGCAAGAGATAATTTTGAAGGTACCAACAATCAAAGTCATGGAGTGTACTTTCAACCGAGGGGACCGAACTTCAAATGGAATGGACATGCCCCTCAGTATCCTCAAGGTCAAGGAAATTTCGGGAGGAATAACAATGCCCAGTTTCACTTGGAAAAGGGAAGCAGTCTATGCTATACTTGTGGACTATCTAGACACATTGTTAAGGACTGCCATCGTGGGAAAAACCAAATTGTGGGTCGGAATCAACAACTAATCCGTGTGTTTGCATTGGATGTGAGTGATACGATGAGATCAGATCCTCTGATAAGAGGTAAGCGTATAAAGTTGGTTTAG